From a region of the Mycolicibacterium sp. MU0050 genome:
- a CDS encoding non-ribosomal peptide synthetase: protein MEPDPRALPLSRGQLDIWLSQESGLAGTEWQLGLLGRIDGTVDHGLLQEAVRQALQEAEPARATFFEVDGQVFQKSLDYSKIELPLYDVSDTEDPVQSVLEKASEIQHTPLPLTGRLVKFALFRTRPDEFYLFGLGHHISVDGLGMALVSRRIASIYTALATGEAGAPAYFGSLQDFVDCEKDYEASADYQDDLAYWLGNLPPEAGLDQPPAPAVAGRNAYAPSASVPIDPAVVGHIKELSKSLRIRRYTVTTAAVALLTRAWSGYGSEVALDFPVSRRVGEDSKSLPAMLAGVVPLVLQSPPEMTVGEFCRHVDIRIRELLQHQRFPVHALSPDGTVGGPRQPSRRIAVNFIPSRLTADLAGAEVSVSYTNHGPTGSFGLFFIGAGNELFLSTAGAGQPFASFEVAELADHIQTLVTAMAADPDRPLSSLDLLAGNERAELAAIGNTGALTGAADKISIPDLFAQQVAAAPDAEALTFEDISLTYRELDATANRLAHLLSAGGVGPGRRVALVSERTDRAVVAILAVLKTGAAYVPIDPSVPESRLEFVLADAAPAAVLTTAELRSRFDGHDIPVVDVDDPALADQPDSPLPAPRPDDLAYVIYTSGTTGAPKGVAITHHNVTQLMTTLDAGLPNPGVWPLCHSLAFDVSVWEIWGALLRGGRLVVVSETVAGSPQDFHQLLVAEKVTVLTQTPSAVAMLPSEGLESTALAVVGEACPAAVVDRWAPGRTMINAYGPTETTMCVAISAPLSAGTGVVPIGSPVPAAALFVLDSWMQPVPAGVVGELYVAGEGVAPGYIGRPDLTASRFVACPFGEPGTRMYRTGDLIRWGDDGQLQYLGRADEQVKIRGYRIELGEVHAALAALDGVEAAAVIAREDRPGDKRLVAYITGSADPVEARSQLADRLPPYMVPAAVVVLDALPLTPNNKLDIRALPAPEYVGANRDYRAPETAVEEVLAGIFAEVLGMERVSVDDSFFDLGGDSILSMQVVARARAAGILCRPRDIFVEQTVARLAVVVDVVSGEAAVVDQGNGPVSATPIMRWLRESDGAIDEFNQTLVLQAPAGVREDDVLAVLQALLDRHATLRLQAEVVDGWSMLVPDAGSVQARECFTSVDALTPETLVAARAQLSPAAGLMLRAVWATDTSQLALIIHHLAVDGVSWRILLEDLNLAWAQHHHGQPIELPITGTSFATWSAVLAEHARTPEVLDQADAWRQVLATPPALPEVQPATDTYANAGHLSLSLDAETTQQLLGPVPAAYHAGVQDILLIAFGLAWTEFLGSSRPLGIDVEGHGRHEELSATVDLSRTVGWFTTKYPVALAVGSLPWAQVRTGDAQLAAVIKSAKEQLRGLPDGLTYGLLRYLNPEAELSGPEPTVGFNYLGRLGAGAGDLSEELWRISPDSMAMADVASAVAMPLAHTVELNAGTMDSDAGPQLQASWTWAPSAMDSDQISRLGQLWFEALAGICANVRNGGGGLTPSDVTPVRLSQSEIDRLTRQYEVADVLPLTPLQQGLLFQANFGDSSDGVANDSVYAVQLGITVSGPLDADRLRDAVHAVVARHPNLAARFSEDFGEPVQIIPAQPEIAWQYLELVDSGAGAAVDERVEQFCADERVAACRLSDQPVFRAALLRTGADRHRLVVTIHHIVIDGWSLPVLLRDIFAGYHGQRLPAAAPYRNFVTWLDGQDLDAARSAWGTVFNGFDSPTLVAPPTQAGPRGVESYLMPESLTQALTELARAQRTTVNTVLQAAWAQLLTWLTGQQDVAFGTAVSGRPADLAGAESMVGLLINTVPVRADLTAADTVAELLDQLQRAHNDTVEHDHLALNEIHRITGQERLFDTLFVYENYPIDAEALLGGVQDLAITDFASREYNHYPLSVVAMPGSQLGLRIEFDTEVFEKAGIDTLFGRLQQVLTAMAADPARRMSSIDLLGADEHQRLDEWGNRAVLARPDRDAPAIPALFAEQVARDPAAVALTFEGRSLTYGELDEMANRLAHLLVSRGAGPGERVALLLPRNATAIAAILAVLKTGATYLPIDPAHPDARIEYVLSDAAPIVAVTTAELRPRLMTAGLPDMVVVDVEDPDVAAQPSTALPIPAADGIAYIIYTSGTTGAPKGVAVTHRNVTELLDALSAELAPGQVWTQCHSLAFDYSVWEIWGPLLYGGRLVVVPDAVVRSPEDLHALLVTEEVSMLSQTPSAFYALQTADALHPELGQQLKLQTVVFGGEALEPQRLSGWMQSHPETPRMINMYGITETTVHASFREITAADADSNASPIGVPLNHLAFFVLDGWLRQVPVGVVGELYVAGTGLATGYLGRSDLSSTRFVACPFGAPGARMYRTGDLVAWGADGQLRYMGRADKQVKIRGYRIELGEVQAALADVDGVEQAAVIAREDRPGEKRLVGYVTGTADPVKVRAALVERIPTYMVPAAVVVLETLPLTVNGKLDTRALPAPEYQDVDQYRPPADAVEELLAGIYAQVLGVERVGVDDSFFDLGGDSISSMQVVARARAAGLVCRPRDIFVEQTVARLAQVVTFADGAADVVDEGTGPVVTTPIMHWLRSLDGPVDQFNQTVVLQAPEGVTEDGVLTVLQALLERHAMLRMQAADDNGGWAVTVPTPDAARAIDCLQTVAELSDEALAAARTRLNPATGAMLSALWVPATRQLAMLVHHLAVDAVSWRIMLEDLNIAWAQHRSGQPVELPTGGTSFARWSTLLAEYAKDPAVTAAAELWREVAATPAALPAPDPAADTYATAGSTQLSLDVETTRQLLGDVPAAFHAGVQDILLIAFGLAWREFLGTTAPVGIDVEGHGRTEELFGDVDLSRTVGWFTTKYPVVLDVGDLPWDQIAAGATDLGPLVKNAKEQLRTLPDGLTYGLLRYLNPDVGLAGADPTIGFNYLGRLGAGAGELSEELWRIDQDAVAISATGSAVPTPLGHTVELNAGTMDTDAGPLLHATWTWAPSALNQQQIERIGQLWFEALTGICAHVRAGGGGLTPSDVAPAKLSQQDIDELAQQGDIADVLPLTPLQQGLLFHATTAQGGEDLYAVQLDVSVTGQLDASRLRDAVHTVLKRRPNVVARFHDQFGEPVQVLSAEPELVWQYVELTDEADAERRVEQVSAAERAAVLDLETQPPFRAALIRTGTDRYRFVLTNHHIVLDGWSKPILLQEIFASYLGERLPAPVPYRRFVTWLAEQDNDAARSAWRTVFEGFEVATMVGPPGMSLGRRAVESFQVSAETTRALGELARSCSTTVSTVLQVAWAQLLMWLTGQNDVAFGTAVSGRPTDLAGAESMVGLLINTVPVRATITADTTVASLVKQLQTAYTDTLDHQHLALHEIHRVAGHDQLFDTMFVYENYPIDAAALLGVQDLAITDFSNREFNHYPLSVQAVPGHELGLRIEYDTSVLSPARIQKLVKRFHRVLDNMTADTREQP, encoded by the coding sequence ATGGAACCTGACCCCAGGGCTCTGCCGCTGTCACGAGGGCAGCTGGATATCTGGCTATCGCAGGAAAGCGGACTGGCCGGCACGGAATGGCAGCTGGGCCTCCTGGGCAGAATCGACGGCACCGTGGACCACGGCCTCCTGCAGGAGGCGGTACGGCAAGCTCTACAGGAAGCCGAGCCGGCCCGGGCAACCTTCTTCGAAGTCGACGGTCAGGTTTTCCAGAAGTCGCTCGATTACTCCAAAATCGAACTCCCCCTCTATGACGTCAGTGACACCGAGGATCCGGTGCAGTCCGTCCTCGAAAAGGCGTCGGAGATTCAGCACACCCCGCTGCCGCTCACCGGGCGACTGGTGAAATTCGCACTTTTCCGCACCCGGCCTGACGAGTTCTATCTGTTCGGCCTGGGTCATCACATCTCCGTAGATGGATTGGGAATGGCTCTGGTGAGCCGCCGGATCGCATCGATCTATACGGCGTTGGCCACCGGAGAAGCCGGCGCGCCCGCCTACTTCGGCTCGTTGCAGGATTTCGTCGACTGCGAGAAGGATTACGAGGCGTCCGCGGACTACCAGGACGACCTGGCGTACTGGCTCGGCAATCTTCCACCGGAGGCGGGCCTCGATCAGCCGCCCGCCCCCGCGGTTGCCGGTCGCAACGCGTACGCCCCGTCGGCATCGGTACCCATCGATCCGGCGGTCGTCGGCCACATCAAGGAACTGTCCAAGAGCCTGCGCATCCGCCGCTACACGGTCACCACCGCCGCGGTCGCACTGTTGACGCGCGCCTGGTCGGGCTACGGCTCGGAGGTGGCGCTGGACTTCCCGGTGAGCCGGCGCGTGGGCGAAGACTCGAAGTCGCTGCCGGCCATGCTCGCCGGTGTCGTGCCGTTGGTGCTGCAATCCCCGCCGGAGATGACGGTCGGCGAGTTCTGCCGCCACGTCGACATCCGCATCCGCGAACTGCTGCAACACCAGCGGTTCCCGGTCCACGCCCTGAGCCCCGACGGCACCGTCGGGGGTCCGCGCCAGCCCTCGCGGCGCATCGCGGTCAACTTCATTCCCTCTCGCCTCACCGCCGACCTCGCCGGCGCCGAGGTGTCGGTGTCGTACACCAACCACGGACCGACCGGCAGCTTCGGGCTCTTCTTCATCGGCGCCGGCAACGAGTTGTTCCTGAGCACGGCGGGTGCCGGACAGCCGTTCGCAAGCTTCGAGGTCGCCGAATTGGCGGACCATATCCAGACTCTCGTCACCGCCATGGCCGCCGATCCCGATCGGCCCTTGTCCTCGTTGGATCTGCTCGCCGGCAACGAACGCGCCGAACTCGCGGCGATCGGCAACACCGGCGCCTTGACCGGTGCCGCCGACAAGATCTCGATTCCCGACCTGTTCGCACAGCAGGTCGCCGCCGCTCCCGACGCGGAGGCGCTGACCTTCGAGGACATCTCGCTGACCTATCGGGAGCTGGACGCGACCGCCAACCGGTTGGCCCACCTGCTGTCGGCCGGCGGGGTGGGCCCGGGCCGGCGGGTGGCTCTGGTGTCCGAGCGCACCGATCGCGCCGTCGTCGCGATCCTGGCGGTGCTCAAGACGGGCGCGGCGTATGTGCCGATCGACCCCTCGGTGCCGGAGTCGCGGCTGGAGTTCGTGCTGGCCGACGCGGCGCCGGCGGCCGTGCTCACCACCGCCGAGCTGCGCTCCCGTTTCGACGGCCACGACATCCCCGTCGTCGACGTCGATGACCCGGCGCTGGCCGACCAGCCCGACAGCCCCCTGCCCGCACCGCGTCCCGATGATCTGGCGTACGTGATCTACACGTCGGGCACCACGGGTGCACCCAAGGGTGTGGCGATAACCCATCACAACGTCACCCAGTTGATGACGACGTTGGACGCGGGCCTGCCCAACCCGGGCGTCTGGCCGCTGTGCCACTCGTTGGCCTTCGACGTGTCGGTCTGGGAGATCTGGGGCGCCCTGCTGCGGGGCGGCCGGCTGGTGGTGGTCTCCGAAACGGTTGCGGGTTCGCCGCAGGACTTCCACCAACTGTTGGTGGCCGAGAAGGTCACCGTGCTGACCCAGACCCCGTCGGCGGTGGCGATGCTCCCGTCGGAGGGGTTGGAGTCGACGGCGTTGGCGGTCGTCGGCGAGGCATGCCCGGCCGCCGTCGTCGACCGCTGGGCCCCCGGGCGGACGATGATCAACGCCTACGGCCCGACCGAGACCACGATGTGTGTGGCGATCAGCGCCCCGCTTTCCGCCGGCACCGGCGTGGTGCCCATCGGCTCACCGGTGCCCGCTGCGGCCTTGTTTGTGCTGGACAGCTGGATGCAGCCGGTACCGGCGGGCGTCGTCGGCGAACTGTACGTGGCGGGCGAGGGCGTGGCACCGGGCTACATCGGGCGCCCGGATCTGACGGCGTCGCGCTTTGTGGCATGCCCGTTCGGCGAGCCGGGGACCCGCATGTACCGCACCGGCGACCTGATCCGCTGGGGCGACGACGGCCAGTTGCAGTACCTGGGCCGCGCCGACGAACAAGTCAAGATCCGTGGTTACCGCATCGAACTCGGCGAGGTCCATGCGGCACTGGCGGCCCTCGACGGGGTCGAGGCCGCCGCCGTCATCGCCCGCGAGGACCGCCCCGGCGACAAGCGGTTGGTCGCCTACATCACCGGCAGTGCCGATCCGGTCGAGGCCCGGAGCCAACTGGCCGACCGGCTGCCGCCGTACATGGTGCCTGCGGCCGTGGTGGTGCTGGACGCGCTGCCGCTGACACCGAACAACAAGCTGGACATCCGCGCGCTGCCCGCACCCGAATACGTCGGTGCCAACCGGGATTACCGTGCCCCGGAGACCGCGGTCGAGGAAGTCCTGGCGGGGATCTTCGCCGAGGTACTGGGGATGGAGCGGGTCAGCGTCGACGACTCGTTCTTCGACCTCGGCGGCGACAGCATCCTGTCCATGCAGGTCGTCGCCCGCGCGCGAGCGGCAGGCATCCTGTGCCGGCCGCGCGACATCTTCGTCGAGCAGACCGTGGCTCGATTGGCCGTCGTCGTCGACGTGGTCTCGGGTGAGGCTGCCGTGGTGGACCAGGGCAATGGTCCGGTCTCGGCCACCCCGATCATGCGCTGGTTGCGCGAAAGTGACGGGGCCATCGACGAGTTCAACCAGACGCTGGTCCTGCAGGCCCCGGCCGGGGTGCGCGAGGACGACGTGCTGGCGGTCTTGCAGGCCCTCCTGGACCGCCATGCCACGCTGCGCCTGCAGGCCGAGGTCGTCGACGGGTGGTCGATGCTCGTCCCCGACGCCGGCTCCGTGCAGGCCCGCGAGTGCTTCACTTCGGTCGACGCGCTGACGCCGGAAACGCTGGTGGCGGCGCGCGCACAACTGAGCCCCGCCGCGGGGTTGATGCTGCGTGCGGTATGGGCAACCGACACCAGCCAACTCGCGCTGATCATCCACCACCTCGCCGTCGACGGCGTGTCCTGGCGCATCCTGTTGGAGGATCTGAACCTCGCGTGGGCCCAGCACCACCACGGACAACCGATCGAGTTGCCCATCACCGGGACATCCTTTGCCACCTGGTCGGCGGTGCTCGCCGAGCATGCGCGGACGCCGGAAGTCCTCGACCAGGCCGACGCCTGGCGTCAGGTGTTGGCGACCCCGCCCGCGCTGCCCGAGGTCCAGCCGGCCACCGACACCTATGCCAACGCCGGGCACCTCTCGCTGTCCCTGGACGCCGAGACCACGCAGCAGCTGCTGGGTCCGGTGCCGGCCGCCTACCACGCCGGCGTGCAGGACATCCTGTTGATCGCCTTCGGCTTGGCCTGGACGGAGTTTCTGGGTTCGAGCCGACCCCTCGGAATCGACGTCGAAGGCCATGGCCGCCACGAAGAGCTTTCCGCGACGGTGGACCTGTCCCGCACCGTGGGCTGGTTTACCACCAAGTATCCGGTGGCGTTGGCGGTGGGGTCCCTGCCCTGGGCTCAGGTCCGCACGGGCGACGCTCAGCTTGCCGCGGTGATCAAGAGCGCCAAGGAACAACTGCGCGGGTTGCCCGACGGTCTGACCTACGGACTGTTGCGCTACCTCAACCCCGAGGCAGAACTCAGCGGCCCGGAGCCCACCGTCGGTTTCAACTACCTCGGCCGGCTGGGCGCCGGCGCCGGCGACCTCTCCGAAGAACTCTGGCGGATCAGCCCGGACAGCATGGCGATGGCCGACGTGGCCTCGGCCGTGGCAATGCCGTTGGCGCACACCGTCGAACTCAACGCCGGCACCATGGACAGCGACGCCGGTCCCCAGCTGCAAGCGTCGTGGACCTGGGCGCCGTCGGCGATGGACAGCGACCAGATCAGCCGACTCGGCCAACTGTGGTTCGAGGCGCTGGCCGGCATCTGCGCCAACGTCCGCAACGGCGGCGGCGGATTGACGCCGTCGGATGTCACGCCGGTGCGGCTCAGCCAATCGGAGATCGACAGGCTCACCCGGCAGTACGAGGTCGCCGATGTGCTGCCCCTGACCCCGCTGCAGCAGGGCCTGTTGTTCCAGGCGAACTTCGGCGACAGCTCCGATGGCGTCGCCAACGACAGCGTCTACGCGGTGCAACTCGGCATCACCGTCAGCGGCCCACTCGATGCGGATCGGCTGCGCGACGCGGTGCACGCGGTGGTCGCACGGCATCCGAACCTGGCGGCTCGGTTCAGTGAAGACTTCGGCGAACCGGTGCAGATCATTCCAGCCCAGCCCGAAATAGCCTGGCAGTACCTCGAACTCGTCGATTCCGGCGCGGGCGCTGCCGTCGACGAACGGGTCGAGCAGTTCTGCGCCGACGAACGCGTCGCCGCCTGCAGACTCTCCGACCAACCGGTGTTCCGGGCCGCCCTGCTTCGCACCGGGGCCGACCGGCACCGGCTCGTGGTGACGATTCACCACATCGTGATCGACGGCTGGTCGCTGCCGGTGCTGTTGCGGGACATCTTTGCCGGCTATCACGGTCAACGGCTGCCCGCGGCGGCCCCGTACCGCAACTTCGTCACCTGGCTGGATGGCCAGGACCTCGACGCCGCGCGCAGCGCCTGGGGCACGGTGTTCAACGGATTCGACAGCCCGACGCTGGTCGCGCCACCCACCCAGGCGGGACCCCGCGGCGTCGAGTCCTACCTGATGCCCGAGTCCCTCACGCAGGCGCTCACCGAACTGGCGCGCGCGCAGCGCACCACCGTCAACACCGTGCTACAGGCCGCCTGGGCGCAGCTGCTGACGTGGCTGACCGGCCAGCAGGACGTTGCTTTCGGCACCGCCGTTTCCGGCCGGCCTGCCGATCTGGCCGGGGCGGAATCCATGGTCGGTCTGCTGATCAACACCGTCCCGGTCCGTGCGGACCTCACCGCGGCGGACACCGTGGCCGAACTGCTGGATCAGCTGCAGCGCGCTCACAACGACACGGTCGAGCACGATCACCTGGCGCTCAACGAGATTCACCGCATCACCGGTCAGGAACGTCTTTTCGACACGCTGTTCGTGTACGAGAACTATCCGATCGACGCAGAAGCCCTACTGGGTGGTGTGCAGGACCTGGCGATCACCGATTTCGCCAGCCGCGAGTACAACCATTACCCGCTGTCGGTGGTCGCGATGCCCGGATCGCAACTGGGGTTGCGCATCGAGTTCGACACCGAGGTCTTCGAAAAGGCCGGCATCGATACCCTTTTCGGCCGGCTGCAGCAGGTACTGACGGCCATGGCCGCCGATCCCGCCCGTCGGATGTCCTCGATCGACCTCCTCGGAGCCGACGAACACCAGCGCTTGGACGAGTGGGGCAACCGCGCGGTGCTCGCGCGTCCCGACAGGGACGCTCCGGCGATCCCGGCACTGTTCGCCGAACAGGTGGCCCGCGACCCCGCGGCGGTGGCGCTGACCTTCGAAGGACGTTCGCTGACCTACGGCGAACTGGACGAGATGGCCAATCGGCTGGCGCATCTGTTGGTCAGCCGCGGCGCCGGGCCCGGGGAGCGGGTGGCGCTGCTGCTACCGCGCAACGCAACGGCCATCGCGGCCATCCTGGCCGTGCTCAAGACCGGTGCCACCTATCTGCCGATCGATCCCGCGCATCCCGACGCGCGGATCGAGTACGTGCTCTCGGATGCCGCCCCGATCGTCGCGGTCACCACAGCGGAGCTGCGCCCCAGGCTGATGACCGCCGGCCTGCCCGACATGGTCGTGGTCGACGTCGAGGACCCCGACGTCGCGGCGCAACCCAGCACCGCGCTGCCGATTCCGGCAGCCGACGGCATCGCCTACATCATCTACACCTCCGGAACCACCGGTGCGCCCAAAGGCGTTGCGGTCACCCACCGCAACGTCACCGAGCTGTTGGACGCGCTCAGCGCCGAACTGGCTCCGGGGCAGGTGTGGACGCAGTGCCACTCGCTGGCCTTCGACTATTCGGTCTGGGAAATCTGGGGGCCGCTGCTCTACGGCGGGCGCCTGGTGGTGGTGCCGGATGCGGTGGTGCGTTCGCCGGAAGACCTGCACGCGCTGCTGGTCACCGAGGAAGTCAGCATGCTCAGCCAGACACCCTCGGCGTTCTACGCCCTGCAGACCGCCGACGCGCTGCACCCCGAGCTGGGACAGCAGCTGAAGCTGCAGACCGTGGTGTTCGGCGGCGAAGCGCTGGAACCGCAACGACTTTCGGGCTGGATGCAGAGCCATCCCGAAACACCGCGGATGATCAACATGTACGGCATCACCGAGACCACGGTGCACGCCTCGTTCCGCGAGATCACCGCCGCGGATGCCGACAGCAACGCCAGCCCCATCGGCGTGCCGCTGAACCACCTGGCCTTCTTCGTGTTGGACGGCTGGCTGCGGCAGGTGCCGGTCGGTGTCGTCGGCGAACTCTATGTCGCCGGAACCGGCCTGGCGACCGGCTATCTGGGCCGCTCCGATCTGAGCTCCACCCGCTTTGTGGCGTGCCCGTTCGGCGCTCCCGGAGCACGCATGTACCGCACCGGCGACCTGGTCGCCTGGGGTGCCGACGGGCAGTTGCGGTACATGGGTCGCGCCGACAAGCAGGTCAAGATCCGCGGCTACCGCATCGAACTCGGCGAGGTCCAGGCGGCCTTGGCAGATGTGGACGGCGTGGAGCAGGCCGCGGTGATCGCCCGCGAGGACCGTCCGGGCGAGAAGCGGCTGGTGGGGTACGTGACCGGCACCGCCGACCCGGTGAAGGTCCGCGCCGCGCTGGTCGAACGGATTCCCACCTACATGGTGCCGGCGGCGGTGGTGGTGCTGGAGACGCTGCCGCTGACGGTCAACGGCAAGCTGGACACCCGTGCCCTTCCGGCACCGGAGTACCAGGATGTCGACCAGTACCGCCCGCCGGCCGACGCCGTCGAGGAGCTCCTGGCCGGCATCTACGCCCAAGTCCTCGGCGTGGAGCGGGTCGGCGTCGACGATTCGTTCTTCGACCTTGGCGGAGACAGCATTTCGTCGATGCAGGTGGTGGCCCGGGCCCGGGCGGCCGGCCTGGTGTGCCGACCGCGCGACATCTTCGTCGAGCAGACGGTGGCGCGGCTGGCGCAGGTTGTCACCTTTGCGGACGGCGCCGCCGACGTGGTCGACGAGGGGACCGGTCCGGTGGTGACCACCCCCATCATGCATTGGCTGCGCAGCCTCGACGGGCCCGTCGACCAGTTCAACCAGACCGTGGTGTTGCAGGCTCCCGAGGGTGTCACCGAAGACGGTGTCCTGACCGTGTTGCAGGCTCTGCTGGAACGACACGCCATGCTGCGGATGCAGGCCGCCGACGACAACGGCGGGTGGGCGGTGACCGTACCGACACCGGATGCGGCGCGGGCCATCGACTGCCTGCAGACCGTGGCGGAGCTGTCCGACGAAGCCCTGGCGGCGGCGCGCACCCGGCTGAACCCGGCTACCGGCGCGATGCTCAGCGCGTTGTGGGTCCCGGCGACGCGGCAGCTGGCGATGCTGGTGCACCACCTGGCCGTGGACGCCGTGTCGTGGCGGATCATGTTGGAAGACCTGAACATCGCGTGGGCGCAGCACCGGAGTGGGCAGCCCGTGGAGCTGCCCACCGGCGGCACGTCCTTCGCGCGGTGGTCGACGCTGCTGGCCGAGTACGCGAAGGATCCGGCGGTGACGGCGGCGGCCGAGCTGTGGCGGGAGGTCGCCGCGACTCCGGCGGCGCTGCCCGCGCCGGATCCGGCGGCCGACACGTACGCGACCGCGGGATCGACGCAGCTGTCGCTGGACGTCGAGACCACCCGACAGCTCCTCGGTGATGTTCCCGCGGCATTCCACGCCGGCGTGCAGGACATCCTGCTCATCGCCTTCGGATTGGCGTGGCGGGAGTTCCTGGGCACCACGGCGCCGGTGGGGATCGACGTCGAGGGACACGGTCGCACCGAGGAACTGTTCGGCGACGTCGATTTGTCCCGCACCGTCGGTTGGTTCACCACCAAGTATCCGGTGGTGCTGGATGTCGGTGACCTGCCATGGGATCAGATCGCCGCGGGCGCCACGGATTTGGGCCCGTTGGTCAAGAATGCCAAGGAACAGCTCCGGACTCTGCCCGACGGCCTGACCTACGGACTGCTGCGGTACCTGAACCCGGATGTCGGCCTCGCCGGGGCCGACCCCACGATCGGGTTCAACTATCTGGGCCGGCTGGGCGCGGGAGCCGGCGAGCTGTCCGAGGAGCTGTGGCGCATCGACCAGGATGCGGTGGCGATCTCGGCAACCGGCTCGGCGGTCCCGACCCCGTTGGGTCACACCGTGGAACTCAACGCCGGCACCATGGACACCGACGCCGGGCCGCTGTTGCACGCGACGTGGACCTGGGCGCCGTCGGCGCTGAACCAGCAACAGATCGAGAGGATCGGTCAGCTGTGGTTCGAGGCGTTGACCGGTATCTGCGCCCACGTGCGCGCCGGTGGCGGCGGCCTGACACCGTCGGACGTGGCGCCGGCCAAGCTGAGCCAGCAGGACATCGACGAGCTGGCGCAGCAGGGCGACATCGCCGACGTGCTGCCGCTGACTCCGCTGCAGCAGGGGCTGCTGTTCCACGCCACTACCGCCCAGGGCGGCGAGGACCTCTATGCGGTGCAGCTGGATGTCAGCGTGACGGGACAGCTGGATGCGTCGCGGTTGCGCGACGCGGTGCACACCGTGCTCAAGCGTCGACCGAACGTGGTGGCCCGCTTCCACGATCAGTTCGGCGAGCCGGTCCAGGTGCTCTCGGCCGAACCCGAGCTGGTCTGGCAATACGTCGAGCTGACCGACGAGGCGGACGCCGAGCGACGCGTCGAGCAGGTGTCCGCCGCCGAACGCGCGGCCGTGCTCGATCTCGAAACACAGCCGCCGTTCCGGGCCGCCCTGATCCGCACCGGGACCGACCGCTACCGGTTTGTGCTCACCAACCATCACATCGTGCTCGACGGCTGGTCGAAACCGATTCTGCTGCAGGAGATCTTCGCCAGTTACCTCGGTGAACGGTTGCCCGCCCCCGTTCCCTATCGGCGGTTTGTCACCTGGCTGGCCGAGCAGGACAACGACGCCGCGAGAAGCGCGTGGCGCACGGTGTTCGAGGGATTCGAGGTGGCGACCATGGTGGGGCCGCCGGGAATGTCACTCGGCCGGCGCGCCGTCGAGTCGTTCCAGGTATCCGCGGAGACCACGCGGGCACTCGGCGAGCTGGCGCGGTCGTGCAGCACCACCGTCAGCACCGTGCTGCAGGTCGCCTGGGCGCAGCTGCTGATGTGGCTGACCGGCCAGAACGACGTCGCGTTCGGCACCGCGGTGTCCGGCCGGCCCACGGATCTGGCGGGCGCGGAATCGATGGTGGGACTGCTGATCAACACGGTGCCGGTGCGCGCCACCATCACCGCCGACACCACCGTCGCCAGCCTGGTGAAGCAACTCCAGACCGCTTACACCGACACCCTGGACCATCAGCACCTCGCGCTGCACGAGATCCACCGCGTGGCCGGTCACGACCAGTTGTTCGACACCATGTTCGTCTACGAGAACTATCCCATCGATGCGGCGGCATTGCTGGGGGTGCAAGACCTGGCCATCACCGACTTCAGCAACCGCGAGTTCAACCATTACCCGCTGTCGGTGCAGGCGGTCCCGGGCCATGAACTGGGACTGCGCATCGAGTACGACACCAGCGTGTTGAGCCCGGCGCGAATCCAGAAGTTGGTCAAACGGTTCCATCGGGTACTGGACAACATGACGGCAGACACAAGGGAGCAACCATGA
- a CDS encoding MbtH family protein — MSINPFDDESGSFFVLVNDEEQHSLWPSFADVPAGWTVVHGEAPRAECLEFIEKNWTDIRPKSLRDRLAQGGAL; from the coding sequence TTGAGCATTAATCCGTTCGACGACGAGAGCGGCAGCTTCTTCGTGTTGGTCAATGACGAAGAGCAGCACAGCCTATGGCCGAGTTTTGCCGACGTTCCAGCAGGTTGGACGGTGGTTCATGGGGAAGCGCCCCGAGCGGAGTGTTTGGAATTCATCGAAAAGAATTGGACAGATATTCGACCGAAGAGCCTGCGCGATCGATTGGCGCAGGGCGGGGCTCTTTAA